A genomic window from Triticum urartu cultivar G1812 chromosome 7, Tu2.1, whole genome shotgun sequence includes:
- the LOC125519363 gene encoding uncharacterized protein LOC125519363, protein MAPPGSRRWAYVRIMAGTIVGGGLGFYVMLRIETSYKVRMEERLRRWQDGVPLPWLAVGRPGKDS, encoded by the exons ATGGCGCCGCCCGGGTCGCGACGGTGGGCGTACGTGCGGATCATGGCCGGCACCATCGTCGGCGGCGGCCTCGGCTTCTACGTCATGCTCCGCATCGAGACCTCCTACAAG GTGAGGATGGAGGAGAGGCTGCGTCGATGGCAAGATGGAGTGCCTCTACCATGGCTGGCAGTTGGACGGCCAGGGAAA GATAGTTAG
- the LOC125519364 gene encoding probable alkaline/neutral invertase D — protein sequence MACANCAVLLWLLVAVSVKLGRRHIAHNAVELMERRLAKDDFPEYYDGKTGQYIGKQSRKFQTWLVAGYLVAKMLLDDPSNLRAVSLEDDDHTRAASKVSICCTIADDVCLRLLLCSV from the coding sequence ATGGCGTGCGCAAACTGTGCAGTGCTGCTGTGGCTCCTGGTGGCGGTGAGCGTGAAGCTGGGGCGGCGCCACATCGCCCACAACGCGGTGGAGCTGATGGAGAGGCGTCTGGCCAAGGACGACTTCCCCGAGTACTACGACGGCAAGACGGGGCAGTACATCGGGAAGCAGTCGCGCAAGTTCCAGACGTGGTTGGTGGCGGGCTACCTGGTGGCCAAGATGCTCCTGGACGACCCCTCCAACCTCCGCGCCGTCTCCCTGGAGGACGACGACCACACCCGAGCAGCATCTAAAGTTAGCATCTGCTGCACTATCGCTGATGATGTTTGTTTAAGGCTGTTGCTTTGCTCTGTGTGA